One window of Bactrocera tryoni isolate S06 chromosome 2, CSIRO_BtryS06_freeze2, whole genome shotgun sequence genomic DNA carries:
- the LOC120769051 gene encoding myristoylated alanine-rich C-kinase substrate has translation MADVVEKNETPVVEKVAADEVEKEAQKEKEVVEEAAAPAAENGSADSATAKENGDAEEVAAESTTETPKEASAEAEAVAPAEENGKDEEAESEATDAAPAEAVKRKVAEEESKTEDSTAATPEKKAKLDEPVKEDNQNGSEASEVAA, from the exons ATGGCCGATGTTGTTGAAAAGAA cGAAACTCCAGTTGTCGAGAAAGTCGCCGCTGATGAAGTAGAAAAAGAAGCACAAAAAGAAAAAGAGGTGGTTGAAGAAGCAGCAGCACCAGCCGCCGAAAATGGTAGCGCTGACAGTGCAACCGCCAAGGAAAACGGTGATGCTGAGGAAGTAGCTGCTGAATCTACAACCGAAACTCCAAAAGAAGCGTCTGCCGAGGCTGAAGCTGTCGCTCCTGCAGAAGAAAATGGCAAAGATGAGGAAGCGGAGAGCGAAGCAACTG ATGCAGCACCCGCCGAAGCTGTTAAGAGAAAAGTAGCCGAAGAAGAATCAAAAACAGAAGATTCCACTGCAGCAACACCAGAGAAAAAAGCTAAGCTGGACGAACCTGTCAAAGAAGACAACCAAAACGGTTCCGAAGCATCAGAAGTTGCGGCTTAA
- the LOC120769472 gene encoding MTRF1L release factor glutamine methyltransferase, translating into MLKLVAQQLRQQMRQVSRVSTINYTKATSGTDLSRQQQQSTQSPTIEVNKALEGWPEKLRKAGVGDIDFNLKCLVAHVLGRKFNTVKGYNDLVFTENQLEEFERFCEARCARMPLQYIIGEWDFMDLTLKTSPSVFIPRPETEEFVSKVIEVYRDVKGPINMLEVGCGSGAMSLAILHALPNVRSTAIERGKAATELSRENAKLLGLDDRFTVYHHTMEVDNYLPPELGNEVYDLIIGNPPYVKSEEFPLLQPEVVCYENLNALDGGPDGLRVARLVFNLACEHLRPGGKMWLELGEDHPPLVQTIMDTQYEGRLRYIAGYKDQYKRNRFVEIEKEPAKTA; encoded by the exons ATGTTAAAACTGGTGGCGCAGCAGCTGCGTCAACAAATGCGCCAAGTGTCTCGTGTAAGTACCATCAATTACACCAAAGCCACCAGTGGAACTGACTTGtcgcgacaacaacaacaatccaCACAGTCGCCCACAATTGAGGTAAATAAAGCGCTTGAAGGTTGGCCCGAAAAACTACGTAAGGCTGGCGTTGGAgatattgattttaatttaaaatgtttggtaGCGCATGTGCTTGGAAGGAAATTC AACACGGTTAAAGGTTATAATGACCTAGTTTTCACTGAAAATCAGTTGGAAGAATTTGAACGTTTTTGTGAAGCACGTTGTGCTCGTATGCCACTCCAGTATATAATAGGCGAATGGGACTTTATGGATTTGACATTAAAAACCTCGCCTTCCGTGTTCATTCCACGACCGGAAACGGAGGAGTTCGTTTCCAAAGTGATTGAAGTGTATCGTGATGTTAAAGGACCCATCAACATGTTAGAGGTTGGTTGCGGTTCCGGTGCTATGTCATTAGCGATTCTACATGCTTTACCCAATGTACGCAGTACAGCTATAGAACGCGGCAAAGCTGCAACAGAGCTGTCTAGAGAAAATGCCAAGTTGCTTGGTTTAGACGATCGTTTTACTGTCTATCATCACACTATGGAAGTAGATAATTATCTACCGCCAGAGTTGGGTAACGAAGTTTACGACTTAATAATTGGTAATCCGCCATATGTAAAATCGGAAGAGTTCCCCTTATTGCAGCCGGAAGTCGTTTG TTATGAAAATTTGAATGCGCTCGATGGTGGTCCAGACGGTTTACGTGTAGCACGTTTGGTTTTCAATTTAGCCTGTGAACATTTGCGTCCCGGCGGCAAGATGTGGCTCGAGTTGGGGGAGGACCATCCACCTTTGGTACAAACTATTATGGACACGCAGTATGAGGGACGTTTACGTTACATTGCTGGCTATAAAGATCAATATAAACGCAATCGATTTGTCGAAATCGAGAAAGAGCCAGCCAAAACTGCTTAA
- the LOC120769307 gene encoding KAT8 regulatory NSL complex subunit 2-like, which produces MATSCSHLRQRQFLRFGGSLQELREQLHQEIENKAKSCSNPTYECSLPRADGSEYCIQHILRDPRGNYRQCTFIYSNGRKCLNALQKHDIKKDPEMTTLCFEHNRQAQLRKTHTTVGKLKRTDTNEALLHSLSNHINLDDKQFERSNSEQDEEIDVVTPHVTPFVAHDQINNLGTVLSKLQKRRRILEYASDSSSDYDEPPNIKNTARNFELNESDDDSDNSLAEDLLKHAGIYTREEAVRISEAKLTKLQGLYIDQINHLHHVLKERRRHYLIALRKEREMLCSIHDQLKESPKERVLYKQLKALSSYHRRNGVEAVLYKKFKEKRAKATDAPAGHKGPNFNKCVFTEGGVKCGERAMPCCKYCRKHILEDKRQILFRACEVERSGVVCQETIPCIFDNASTCVLHLTVPTRRQYVQKKYESETEEDAEDKPENLKDKTLSVDVAKSNTFAGLQSENSSATSPGRNITISHDINVTASTSEGIK; this is translated from the exons ATGGCTACAAGTTGCTCGCATTTGCGTCAACGTCAATTTCTACGTTTTGGCGGCAGCTTGCAAGAACTACGTGAGCAATTGCAtcaagaaattgaaaataaagccAAATCTTGCTCAAATCCAACATATGAATGCTCGCTACCCCGTGCCGATGGCAGTGAATATTGTATACAACACATATTGCGCGATCCCCGTGGAAATTATCGCCAATGCACTTTTATATATTCCAATGGGCGCAAGTGTCTAAATGCACTACAGAAACATGATATTAAAAAGGATCCTGAAATGACAACACTTTGTTTTGAACATAATCGTCAGGCACAGCTACGCAAAACTCATACCACTGTGGGCAAGTTAAAACGCACCGATACCAATGAGGCATTATTACATAGCTTGAGTAATCACATCAATTTGGATGATAAACAATTTGAACGCAGTAATAGTGAGCAAGATGAGGAAATTGATGTCGTTACACCTCATGTCACGCCATttg TTGCACATGATCAGATAAACAACTTAGGTACTGTATTGTCGAAATTGCAAAAGAGGCGACGCATTTTGGAGTATGCCTCAGATAGTTCCAGTGACTACGACGAGCCGCCCAACATCAAGAACACAGCACGCAATTTCGAACTGAATGAATCAGACGACGATAGCGATAATTCGCTCGCAGAAGATTTACTGAA ACATGCTGGTATTTATACACGTGAAGAGGCCGTACGCATATCAGAAGCTAAACTGACAAAGCTACAAGGTCTATACATTGACCAAATCAATCATCTACATCATGTACTTAAAGAACGTCGCCGTCACTATTTAATCGCTTTACGCAAAGAACGTGAAATGCTTT GTAGTATTCACGATCAGCTAAAGGAGTCGCCAAAGGAACGTGTACTTTATAAACAACTCAAAGCGTTAAGTTCATATCATCGCCGCAACGGTGTAGAGGCTGTGCTATATAAGAAGTTCAAAGAAAAGCGCGCCAAGGCGACGGATGCACCGGCTGGACACAAAGGTcccaattttaataaatgtgtttTCACCGAAGGTGGTGTAAAATGTGGTGAACGTGCAATGCCTTGTTGTAAATATTGTCGTAAACATATTTTGGAAGATAAAAGACAGATACTATTCCGCGCGTGTGAAGTGGAACGGAGTGGCGTAGTGTGCCAGGAAACAATACCATGTATTTTTGATAATGCATCGACGTGTGTCTTGCATCTAACAGTTCCGACACGTCGTCAATATGTACAAAAG AAATACGAATCAGAAACAGAGGAGGATGCTGAAGATAAgccagaaaatttgaaagataaAACCTTGTCTGTAGACGTTGCAAAATCAAACACATTTGCGGGCTTACAGTCAGAAAACTCTTCTGCCACATCTCCGGGAAGAAATATTACAATCTCACATGACATAAACGTCACAGCTTCAACATCAGAGgggattaaataa